Proteins from one Papaver somniferum cultivar HN1 unplaced genomic scaffold, ASM357369v1 unplaced-scaffold_158, whole genome shotgun sequence genomic window:
- the LOC113337231 gene encoding probable NAD(P)H dehydrogenase (quinone) FQR1-like 3 isoform X2, translated as MFINHCCTCTSPQQTGKCKHLNLSHFLCFPLHSHLKHFFLIYSVPLKYIVKLTELMSSTKIYIVYYSLYGHVVTMAREVHRGASSVEGVEATLWQVPETLPEKILEKMKAPAKEDDIPVISPEQLKDADGFLFGFPSRFGMMPAQCKAFFDSTYELWETQSLAGKPAGIFWSTGFHGGGQENTAFWTLLLRVQTLRPFSSIIMFLFQINSHNTVGTSWDVICSTRVHFRRRHV; from the exons ATGTTTATCAACCACTGTTGTACCTGTACTAGTCCTCAACAAACTGGAAAGTGTAAACACCTAAATCTCTCTCACTTTCTCTGCTTTCCTCTTCATAGCCATCTAAAACATTTTTTTCTCATCTACTCTGTACCACTGAAATATATAGTGAAACTG ACTGAATTAATGTCCAGCACCAAGATTTACATAGT CTACTACTCCTTGTATGGCCACGTTGTAACAATGGCGCGGGAAGTGCACCGGGGAGCCAGTAGTGTTGAAGGTGTGGAAGCAACCCTTTGGCAG GTACCTGAGACACTTCCTGAGAAGATACTAGAGAAAATGAAAGCACCTGCTAAAGAGGACGATATCCCAGTGATTAGTCCGGAACAACTTAAGGATGCTGACGGATTTTTATTTGGATTCCCTTCGCGTTTCGGTATGATGCCAGCCCAATGCAAGGCTTTCTTTGACTCAACGTATGAACTTTGGGAAACTCAATCACTCGCTGGAAAACCTGCTGGTATCTTTTGGAGCACAGGTTTTCACGGTGGAGGCCAGGAGAATACTGC GTTTTGGACATTACTTCTTAGAGTGCAAACTTTGAGACCTTTCTCAAGCATTATAATGTTCTTATTCCAGATTAACAGCCATAACACAGTTGGCACATCATGGGATGTTATTTGTTCCACTAGGGTACACTTTCGGAGACGGCATGTATGA
- the LOC113337231 gene encoding probable NAD(P)H dehydrogenase (quinone) FQR1-like 3 isoform X1: protein MFINHCCTCTSPQQTGKCKHLNLSHFLCFPLHSHLKHFFLIYSVPLKYIVKLTELMSSTKIYIVYYSLYGHVVTMAREVHRGASSVEGVEATLWQVPETLPEKILEKMKAPAKEDDIPVISPEQLKDADGFLFGFPSRFGMMPAQCKAFFDSTYELWETQSLAGKPAGIFWSTGFHGGGQENTALTAITQLAHHGMLFVPLGYTFGDGMYEMNEVKGGSSYGSGTYAGDGTRVVSELEMKQAFYHGQYLAGIAKKLKVNE, encoded by the exons ATGTTTATCAACCACTGTTGTACCTGTACTAGTCCTCAACAAACTGGAAAGTGTAAACACCTAAATCTCTCTCACTTTCTCTGCTTTCCTCTTCATAGCCATCTAAAACATTTTTTTCTCATCTACTCTGTACCACTGAAATATATAGTGAAACTG ACTGAATTAATGTCCAGCACCAAGATTTACATAGT CTACTACTCCTTGTATGGCCACGTTGTAACAATGGCGCGGGAAGTGCACCGGGGAGCCAGTAGTGTTGAAGGTGTGGAAGCAACCCTTTGGCAG GTACCTGAGACACTTCCTGAGAAGATACTAGAGAAAATGAAAGCACCTGCTAAAGAGGACGATATCCCAGTGATTAGTCCGGAACAACTTAAGGATGCTGACGGATTTTTATTTGGATTCCCTTCGCGTTTCGGTATGATGCCAGCCCAATGCAAGGCTTTCTTTGACTCAACGTATGAACTTTGGGAAACTCAATCACTCGCTGGAAAACCTGCTGGTATCTTTTGGAGCACAGGTTTTCACGGTGGAGGCCAGGAGAATACTGC ATTAACAGCCATAACACAGTTGGCACATCATGGGATGTTATTTGTTCCACTAGGGTACACTTTCGGAGACGGCATGTATGAAATGAATGAAGTGAAAGGAGGATCTTCATATGGATCTGGAACTTATGCAGGAGATGGTACTCGTGTTGTCTCAGAATTAGAGATGAAACAGGCATTCTACCATGGTCAGTACCTTGCTGGAATTGCAAAGAAGCTCAAAGTCAATGAATAG
- the LOC113337231 gene encoding probable NAD(P)H dehydrogenase (quinone) FQR1-like 3 isoform X3, which yields MSSTKIYIVYYSLYGHVVTMAREVHRGASSVEGVEATLWQVPETLPEKILEKMKAPAKEDDIPVISPEQLKDADGFLFGFPSRFGMMPAQCKAFFDSTYELWETQSLAGKPAGIFWSTGFHGGGQENTALTAITQLAHHGMLFVPLGYTFGDGMYEMNEVKGGSSYGSGTYAGDGTRVVSELEMKQAFYHGQYLAGIAKKLKVNE from the exons ATGTCCAGCACCAAGATTTACATAGT CTACTACTCCTTGTATGGCCACGTTGTAACAATGGCGCGGGAAGTGCACCGGGGAGCCAGTAGTGTTGAAGGTGTGGAAGCAACCCTTTGGCAG GTACCTGAGACACTTCCTGAGAAGATACTAGAGAAAATGAAAGCACCTGCTAAAGAGGACGATATCCCAGTGATTAGTCCGGAACAACTTAAGGATGCTGACGGATTTTTATTTGGATTCCCTTCGCGTTTCGGTATGATGCCAGCCCAATGCAAGGCTTTCTTTGACTCAACGTATGAACTTTGGGAAACTCAATCACTCGCTGGAAAACCTGCTGGTATCTTTTGGAGCACAGGTTTTCACGGTGGAGGCCAGGAGAATACTGC ATTAACAGCCATAACACAGTTGGCACATCATGGGATGTTATTTGTTCCACTAGGGTACACTTTCGGAGACGGCATGTATGAAATGAATGAAGTGAAAGGAGGATCTTCATATGGATCTGGAACTTATGCAGGAGATGGTACTCGTGTTGTCTCAGAATTAGAGATGAAACAGGCATTCTACCATGGTCAGTACCTTGCTGGAATTGCAAAGAAGCTCAAAGTCAATGAATAG